The Platichthys flesus chromosome 23, fPlaFle2.1, whole genome shotgun sequence DNA segment GTTGTAGCccgccggccaccagggggtaGTGGGAGAGGGCGGAGGACGGCACCAGGACGTAGGGCAGTGCCAGGGTGGGAACACCGCCGGAAGGAAGTGCTAGACTGGCCGGGTTCTGGCCCGCCGAGAGGAAGAAGTTGAGGCTGTTCAGacctggagacagaggaggagaagatgtgaACAAAAGTGCATGGAGGTTATGTGTTTTGGGAAGGAGTAAGGCAGACTCAAAGAAGAAACCTTTAAACTTAACAATTTGTATATCTGGATtaaggggcggatccaggatcttatttcactttcttttatatTATAAGACAGATAACTCATGGATCGTAATGGAAACGATcatgtttagggaactgatactTTACGTTTGTGTAATTTGATGACGagccaaataaaaaatctaGAAGTAATGAATTTGGATATGGTTTCATGGGGCGTGGGGGCTGTCGGTCTTTGGCGGAATGAGGTGCTCTGTCCTTCTAGTTTTAGCAATAAACTGACATGGCGATCAAATCAAGTCATGTGGTGGAAGTCACATGACCTACAATGAGAAAGGGGGATGGAAATCAAGCGCTCCCTCAGCACACAGGTGTCttgattcagtgtgtgtctcctgtgaagTGGATCTTTTGTTCTTATCTGAATGCATCTCAGTGAGTAGTTACTTAATTCAGTGTAATTCCTGATTGTTGGACTTTGATTGCTGATTGTTGATCATCTCATAGATTTTTAAACACAAGAGAGAAAATCCCAGCTGAAGATCAACAATTGTTCTTATTAGTATAATAGCAGTAACATTTGGTGAGtataaaaagaatataaataattcattgtAACTGATATCAACCTATTGTTTGTTAGTTGTATATTTAGTGACAGAGTTGTTTAAATTAGTCCTCTACCACTTTGGCAGTTTGATCCACTTTCAATCATAATAATCTTCATTGCTGGAAGGTCCTGACCATAGAAATCTGTTTACCACATATTCTTAGAGTGTGTTAGCTTAAATACAATCTCTATAGGACAAGAACTCCATCCACTTCCTCAAGTTTATGATCATCTATGTACAAAGAGCACATTAGCAATGAAATTGTAATTTTCCTTACTTGGTCAAGATACATTTTAAGGAGGGCAGATTCCCAGACACCCCTtcctgaaaaattattttggatttATGGgttttgtttgagttttcatCAATCTATATATACCTGCATTGTTGGGCACGTAGAGGTAGTGTGACGGCTGGGTGGGctcactgctgctgtcacaTAGTCCCTCATCAGATGCTCTTTCAGAGCCTGTGGGGCGACTCGTAGAGGTTCTGGTGGAAAGCTCCTCTGCTTCCCTCCGAGCTTCACCTCTCAGCTGGAAGGAAATTTACTTTGAATAAAAATCCTATTCTGCAAAATGGGACTTATTAATGCCGTGCAATCATATTGCTGCACTGAGCCCAGTAAAAGTCCGGAGAACCAAAACATATCAGGTATCACCTCACCTTGTCACATTCCTCTAATCCAGACATTCCCTTCTTTTTCACCACTgcatcctcctccccctcttgttccttcctccttctcttcctcccttcctcagaCGCCAACCcgggtgacctctgaccttcggGCATCTGTTGGGGCTTGTCTAACGGCCCGTACAGCATCACCACCGACGGCTGCGACAGGCTGGGCAGGTAGGCCAAGCAgtggggagaggaggtggacgTGAAGTGGTACTCGGGCGGGATGGAAGGTGTCACCCGGGTGGACTGGGCGGAGGACGGAGGTTGATGGCTGCTGTGGGTGTGAGGCTGCAGTGCCAAACTGGGACGGTTACTGaggagaaataacaaaaaaaaagcctgttAAAGATTTTTGGGGAATATTGTTTGACTTGATTGAGCAATGCAGGCTCCACCAACCAATCAGAATGCATTTATTCACAAAGCGTAGTAAATACAGTGGTGGTTTAGGCTTAGGTCCCAATTTCTCTTATGTCTAAATGGCCGCTGGGTTAGAGCAACGGTTTCCACAGTAGAGGAAACAAGAGATATGTTCTTTGTATTTACTGTGGCGCTTCTGTGCTTAAAAAAACACGTAATGAATGGATTTAAAggagactgaaaaaaaaaaacattatttgtgttgtgtagtAATTCTACAGTTATTCTGCTTTTTTGCACAACTGCCATTGTACTTGTTGTCACAACCCTTCTctgacacacatgaacacaagaCAACTCAGTATTAGTGATACCAGTGCTTCAatgttgtgtgtgaatggaggtTTGCAACAATGTAGCCGCTTAGACTCTTGAGCATGCCCAATCCTTAACATTCAGATACAAACATGCCCTATGTATTtgaatggtcatgtgataggTTTTTTCAAGTGTGTTGGTATGTGCACAGATGTGTTGGTATGTGACAGACTAAAATGCTCCCCTTGAATGAGATAGTTTTAGTCTTCAGCcgtttttaaacaaaatgtcTTTTGTATGGATGTAGCTTTAGTGCCTGCTTCCTCCAGTAAAATCCCAGGCTACTTCCCTGCAGCATTGCAGAGTTCCTGGTGGTGGAGATGGATGCAGAAGCCCCTCTGATCTCTCTTGCTGATGTGCAGTTTTCTAACTGTCCTGTGGGCTGCCACTGCCCCTGGTGGATTTTACCCAGCCTTGTGTGTTAAATATCCCCTTTCAACACTCACTTGCCTGTCTTATTATTtccctccccccaaaaaacacttATGCAGCCACAGCCTGGGGGCACTACTGTGTCTGAAGAAGCCAACATATACATTCATGAGACCATAACTATTCATATCCACAGCAGCCAGCTCCTGTTACATGCAGCCCAAAGCTAAGCTCATCAGCCAATGCAAACACATggagtgtgttgtgttatgtATGAGAGACTGAGATTACTTCTCACCTCCTTGTAACAAGAACACAGTCGATAGCTATTAATGCCTGATGGGAAAATGGAAACCGAGTTTATCCATATGAAAGTAATTGCGGTGCCTCGCTCTGACAGCGGATACATTCTGAGATGAACCGTTTCTATAAACAGCTCCTGCACCGTTCCTCTCCTGACAAGAGGTTAGAAATACTGTGTGCTGTTAATTCTTCGGCAGTAAATCTGAAGCGCACAATATAAATCTAAACCAAGAGAAGGCCAGGGCCATTATggtgctctctgtgtgtgtgtgtgtgggtgcgggTGTTTTGTGGGCATCTAAATCGGTTTACACGGTCACATTCTGGGGACAAAACTCGTGTCCGTTATGTAAATTGATACATTTTAAGGTGACGCTTGTTTTACGGTTAGGTAACGTTTATGGTTAGGTTGGCAAGTTATGTCCTCTGACGTcatggagactgtgtgtgtgtgtgtgtatgtatgtgtacaGACATCCGAGTCTAGACAGCGATTTAATGTAATAGTGATGGTATGGGCTAGAAAATTAGAGTAAGGGGCTAATGAATGCATTCTGTCAATGATTGTCAAGAAAGaagtacaagtgtgtgtttgtgtgtgtttctaactCACTCTGAGCTGTTTCCAAACTGCAGTCGACAAACTGCGTTGAGGCCTGCAGTCTTCCTGGAATAATCCACAGGCTGATTTGGCAGACCTGAGTTGTGAGAAATCAAGTTGTCTTattaaacaggaaaataaaaatgctcAACTGGAATTACTTTCCTGTATTTCTGACTATTTTAAAATGAAGCTTCTCTTACCCGTTAGCTCTGGTCGTGGGCTGCTGGGGGCAGAGTTGACCAGCCGCTGAACAGTCACAGACCTGGGTGTGATGTTGAAGGAGGCGTGGCGTGCCATCTTGGCTCTTCTGGGGTCCTGCCCTGCTATTGGCTGTGTGGCGTCGGGAGTGACCGCTGCCACGTTGAAAGGATTTCCTTAAGGTTAAGGTCTGAGTTAGCATGACTGCAATAATGACAAACAGCGGGATGACAGTGATGTGAGCTCAGGGGTCTCTAAATGAATTCAATTTGTTCACGTGGATATCAGAATGGGACTTTGATTCTTACCGGCACTTCCAGAGTTGTTGAAGTCAACCTGGCCGAGCCACTTGAAGGCCGGtttcctgcctctctcctcGCGGACATGCACCTTCTTTATGAGGCCCAGGCTGGTGAGGACATTGGCGATGTCGTACAGTCGCCTTACCTTGGCTAAAGATACATGGAGGCCTGGTTAATACAACAGACGGAAGGAGTCCTTAGGCCACATTTCAGCTTTCCGACCACAGCGCATGTTAGGTTTGGTTGGATTTCTTACTTTTGTATTTGCTGTGACTCGACGAGTCTTGACTCTCCTCAATCAGGATCTTTGCTGCTGCGTCCAGAGTGACAGTCTGGGTTTTGGACACCAGGAACAGCATGACAAACTTCTGGCTCATGATCCGCAGAGACTTGtctttcctgttgccaccagctGCGAACGACATGGATGCATATAGTGTGTAAggaactgagacacagaaatATGTACATCGGGTATAAGATTAGCATTAATTCACCACACAAAACCAACAATAGAACGAACATATCAAACAATTGACTGCAAATAAGATCTCCGTCCACTACCATATATTCGAAAATCGATTTATTCTTACCCATGAGCCTGACTTTTtacattaatttattatatacaCCGATAAGCAAAATAGAGACATGACGAAATCTTAAAGGTGGCATACGTAGTGgcagtaaacacaaatacaggaATATAAACATGAAACCTAACTATCCGACTCGTCAAAGCTTTACTGGTGAAATTATGGCCTTTATTAGATTTTGACGATAAAAATAAtggctgttttgtgttgttataaaatgttttacatcAGATCCTCTTCTAAAAGGTTGGTGGCTGTACTGAGCTCAGGTGAAATTGCACTATGAATATCAGCAGCTATCTAATACTCACAGGAGGTGCACCATTATCTTGAGGTAGGCTTTTTAATTGTTTCCATAGGAAATACAGCAACCTCAATCAAAGCAGACATGCTAATGTGTAAGTGATCACATTCTGTGCAAAGGTGAATTGATAACTAATTAATCATGAGATTATAAATGCCTAAATATAACAATCGAAATTCCATTCACCTTCACAAACTACCTTTTGTCAATAGGGACACTGTTATCGGGCCACTTGAAGTTGTATAGGTCTGTCCATTACCGTTGCCAACGTCCCCTCCGTCATCCTCGCGTCCCGGCCCCGCCTCCCTGGGCTCTGCGGCCAGCTCCATCTGGAGGTGGTAGCCCTGCTGCCGGCCCCtccgctgcagctcctccagcgtgGCCTCCAGCTGCTGGCGCCCGTACCAGGTGTAGCTGTTTTTGGCTATGCGGCCGACGATCGTCAGAGACTCCAGCACGTTGACGATGTCATAAATACGCCTCCTTTCCACTCCTGACAAGTGCAAGAAGGGAACCATTAGCTTAATTATCATAATTAGTATTGCGATTTAAAATGAAGGAAAGAAGCATTCTTGATTTAAATAGTGATGTGCATTTGAATCAAAGGGATCACCATAGCAACCACATCTAAATCCAATAACATAAAAGCCTTATAATGCCCATGAAATGAACATTAGCAGCTTCTATAACTATTAAGCTCTGGTTAGTGTTCACAAACAGCACAGGAATGAGCGGGGACGTAGACGCCCATCTCCCCTGTCAACACATTCTTTTGTTATGCTGATGGCTCTTACCCAGACTGGTCGCCACCTCGTCCAGTGAGATCCAGATGGGGCTGTTAGGTGGCGGATAATCGGGGTAGAGGGCCAGGAACTTTTGGCACAGAAGACCCAGActcttctgcttcctgctcgGCTTCTTCTCGGCCTCGTCCTCTTCATCCACAGCTTCAAACTGAACagaaatatagataaatattgGGGATGATTCCTAAAATACATTCACATTGGGTAAAGAGGTTTTGGTTACACTTTGTGGATCCCCATTATCCTGTTGCGGTGAGATAACACACATCTTAATTAGATTTTCTGCAACAAGCCTCCAGGGGCTCACAGAATCAATTCTTAAAATCCATGGAAAGGTATTAAAACTGGGAAAATATTCACATGTTGGATTAAACTAACAACTGTAAAGCTTGGGGTGATTTACGCTCCATCTGCTGCTTGTATACCAAATTACTTCATCGGTCATGGCtatgaaattgtatttgtactttaGGGTAAAAAAGGTTTACTCTTTCAAATATGGAAATTCGAGCTTTATTGGAAAGCATTCTCTAATTAAAACAACTGTGATAAACTGGCTTTCTCCTCAGTAAACTATCAAGAACTCAGACAATATTAAAAGGGGTTATTGATTTACTCTGAAGACATTTCACGTACTTGACAAGAGTCTTCTACCTCCATGTCCTCCGTCACGGTATCTGGACTCGCCGGCTTCTCCTTCTCGTTCTCGATGGGCCTGAACAGCACCTTCCTCATCTCTCGGTCCCTGATGTCCGGACTCGCCGCGCTGATCAGCATCTTGAGGTTGGCCGTGGGGGACCAGGGCTCGGCCAGGGCGGCGTGCTTGATGGGTGTGACGTGTGCCAGGTCAGCGGCGGGCCCTTTTCTGTGGGTCGGCAGGGGAGGGACGGTGGATTCTGGGGATTTCAGCGGGgagcatctcctcctctctgtgcagaTGTTTTCCTGTGACGGAGACAGATGTGTGGTTAAAAGACAAACTCACCACATGGAAATTCAACTCGGATCTTAGTCCTTTAAACCGTGTTTTAGGCCTTAATGTCCTCTGATAGCCACCTGTGGAGCTGCATTATATTGCTGCGTAATATTATGATTATAAAACAggataacatttttaattttagtagaataaagttgtaatctCAGGGGGATATCAGAAGTTCAGCCGGTTGCCAGTATATAAAATGAGGAATGTTGAGCTTCTTCTTACgtccaccccacccccccctcatAGCCCTTATCAGATAACCCCCTGTAACTTGGGATGCCATCACACTCCTCTGGTCGTTTCCCTCTCTGCAGCCTGACTCTGCAGCTCGCCCCTCACAGACCTGAGGATCCAGCTGTAAAccacctttttttttggggggggggggttaccttTTGTTCGGCCcggtctccctcctcctccgtcaccaCCGCGAAACCTTTCCTCGGACTGGTGAGGTCTCTCAGTGCGAGACATTCCATTGCCACTTGGTCAACCTGTGGATccacaaataatgaaaaacagcGAGGATGTGTAAGGAAGGTAAAGCAAAGAAGGGGTCATAGGACTTATACATTTGGCGGCGGCGGGGGAGTATGGTGGGGGGGTGTTAAGGAAGTTTCAGTCTGGACAGAAAACGCGAAGAGGAGTGGGCAGCTGGATTTGGCGCAAAGAACATCGGCTAACTAGCCCTTAGCACGCTAGCACCTGGAACTGAGCTAACAGACCGTGTCTTTTACTTCGCAGTTTGGTTCATTGCTAACACAACGTCCCCCATTACACTGGAGCAGATGTGACAGACACATTAGTGAGGGGGTCGCTGCCGGACATTAACGCGCAGGTAAATAACGAGCTGTGACCCAAGATGGAGCGTCCCCGCTGTGACATAACAGGCTCCACACTGGGTCCCACTGACACACTGGCAGTGGGTTTATACTTAAATTAGATGCTAACGGGACTAGCTCAGCTGATCAGCACGTCTCAATGTAACAGTAGACAGGAAACCGCTGGAGGGAAAGAACCATACCTCGGTGCTCTCTGCTGAACTGGTGAATGTCTCCTGTGATGGCTCCGTGTCACCCACTTGTCAGCACGTACAGGTCCTCCAAATGGACATGCCCTGTAAGAAATAAGCGGGTAGTCCTCCGTGTGTCCAGTCTTGCACGGTTGTGTCCTTCGGAGGGGACACTTCTGATCTGTCCTCTGCAGACAGCATCACCCGCTCAAGATTGTTTTCTGGCGCTCTCCGGCGTCTGGCCCGCTCCGGCCAATCAGCGCCCGGGCGGTGGGCGGTGTCCCACGGCGCCAGCCAGTCAGCGTGTTTGTGCT contains these protein-coding regions:
- the e2f7 gene encoding transcription factor E2F7 — translated: MECLALRDLTSPRKGFAVVTEEEGDRAEQKENICTERRRCSPLKSPESTVPPLPTHRKGPAADLAHVTPIKHAALAEPWSPTANLKMLISAASPDIRDREMRKVLFRPIENEKEKPASPDTVTEDMEVEDSCQDEAEKKPSRKQKSLGLLCQKFLALYPDYPPPNSPIWISLDEVATSLGVERRRIYDIVNVLESLTIVGRIAKNSYTWYGRQQLEATLEELQRRGRQQGYHLQMELAAEPREAGPGREDDGGDVGNGNGQTYTTSTGGNRKDKSLRIMSQKFVMLFLVSKTQTVTLDAAAKILIEESQDSSSHSKYKTKVRRLYDIANVLTSLGLIKKVHVREERGRKPAFKWLGQVDFNNSGSAGNPFNVAAVTPDATQPIAGQDPRRAKMARHASFNITPRSVTVQRLVNSAPSSPRPELTGLPNQPVDYSRKTAGLNAVCRLQFGNSSDNRPSLALQPHTHSSHQPPSSAQSTRVTPSIPPEYHFTSTSSPHCLAYLPSLSQPSVVMLYGPLDKPQQMPEGQRSPGLASEEGRKRRRKEQEGEEDAVVKKKGMSGLEECDKLRGEARREAEELSTRTSTSRPTGSERASDEGLCDSSSEPTQPSHYLYVPNNAGLNSLNFFLSAGQNPASLALPSGGVPTLALPYVLVPSSALSHYPLVAGGLQQQGSDSHPKLSFSLPAVMSPAHFTVGAAPYSLAAAVAPDISWSPVPSPSTPEQSKLYGSALCAPPSPQRPRQMVSISTSEPLTPQTPKEAPASATKAFFQTPGTLGSVVSAVPAARRRGSAQRRLDIGHPATT